The Leucobacter viscericola genome includes a window with the following:
- the prfB gene encoding peptide chain release factor 2, producing MLELDFNSRIRALRATYADIAAVMDLPKLDREIAELEEQAAAPDLWDDPAAAQQVTSGLSHRQARVKRLRSLADRLDDLEVLVELALEAEDEDSAAEATAEIAAIEGLVQELEVQTMLSGEYDEYPAVMTIRAGAGGVDAADFAEMLQRMYLRWGEHHDYKVTVMETSYAEEAGIKSTTIEFDAPYAFGSLSVEAGTHRLVRMSPFNSAGKRQTSFAAVEVIPLMPEAESVDIPESDIRVDVYRSSGPGGQSVNTTDSAVRITHLPTGTVVSMQNEKSQIQNRAAAMRVLQSRLLILQREAEAAKKKELAGNITASWGDQMRSYVLAPYQMVKDLRTEFEVNNPQNVFDGDLDGFIAAGIRWRSLSQNQD from the coding sequence ATGCTCGAACTTGATTTCAACTCACGCATCCGCGCACTTCGCGCCACCTACGCCGACATCGCCGCGGTGATGGATCTGCCGAAGCTTGATCGCGAGATCGCTGAGCTGGAGGAGCAGGCCGCGGCGCCAGACCTCTGGGACGATCCCGCAGCGGCGCAGCAGGTGACCAGTGGCCTGAGCCACCGCCAGGCGCGGGTGAAGCGACTGCGCAGCCTGGCCGACCGCCTCGATGACCTTGAGGTGCTGGTCGAGCTGGCCCTTGAGGCTGAGGACGAAGACTCTGCAGCCGAGGCGACCGCGGAGATTGCCGCGATCGAGGGGCTCGTGCAAGAGCTTGAAGTGCAGACGATGCTGTCGGGGGAGTACGACGAGTACCCCGCCGTCATGACGATCCGCGCGGGCGCGGGTGGTGTCGACGCCGCCGACTTCGCCGAGATGCTGCAGCGTATGTACCTGCGCTGGGGCGAACACCACGACTACAAGGTCACTGTCATGGAGACGAGCTACGCCGAAGAAGCGGGCATCAAATCGACCACGATCGAGTTCGACGCACCCTATGCGTTCGGTTCGCTCTCGGTCGAGGCGGGCACCCATCGCCTCGTGCGCATGAGCCCGTTCAACTCGGCGGGCAAGCGCCAGACCAGTTTCGCCGCGGTCGAGGTCATCCCGCTGATGCCCGAGGCTGAATCTGTCGATATTCCCGAGAGCGACATTCGCGTCGACGTCTATCGCTCGAGCGGCCCGGGCGGCCAGTCGGTGAACACCACCGACTCGGCGGTGCGGATCACTCACCTTCCGACGGGCACGGTCGTTTCGATGCAGAACGAAAAGAGCCAGATCCAAAACCGCGCTGCCGCCATGCGTGTGCTGCAGTCGCGCCTGCTCATTCTGCAGCGCGAGGCGGAGGCCGCCAAAAAGAAGGAACTCGCCGGCAACATTACGGCGAGCTGGGGCGATCAGATGCGCAGCTACGTGCTCGCGCCCTATCAAATGGTGAAGGATCTTCGCACCGAGTTTGAGGTCAACAACCCGCAGAACGTCTTTGACGGTGATCTTGACGGGTTTATCGCCGCTGGCATTCGCTGGCGCTCGCTCTCACAAAATCAGGATTAG
- a CDS encoding ABC transporter permease — MKKWSLGRAFVPVASIIVLIYLLLPIVNVIIFSFNEKRGRNNIKWNGFTLDNWQNICGAPEVCTAFSNSIIVGVVSTVVATVLGTLIAIALVRYRFRFRSTISLLLFTPMATPEVVLGAGLAYQFLTMGVEKGLGTIILAHIMFCISYVVVVVKARVASLDPAIEEAGRDLYASPGQVFFRITLPTLMPGIIGAALLSFALSFDDFIITNFNSGAVSTFPKFIYTAAAKGVPAQANVLASIVFVGALLLVIIVQVVRINNQKRLASK; from the coding sequence GTGAAAAAGTGGAGCCTTGGCCGGGCCTTTGTGCCGGTCGCCAGCATTATTGTCTTGATTTACCTGCTGCTGCCAATCGTGAACGTGATCATCTTCTCCTTCAACGAGAAGCGAGGCCGCAACAACATTAAGTGGAACGGCTTTACGCTCGACAACTGGCAGAACATTTGTGGGGCACCAGAAGTGTGTACCGCGTTTAGCAACAGCATTATCGTTGGTGTGGTGTCCACCGTCGTTGCAACGGTACTGGGAACCCTCATTGCCATCGCGCTCGTGCGGTATCGCTTCCGGTTTCGCAGCACGATCTCTTTACTGCTGTTTACGCCGATGGCGACCCCTGAGGTTGTTCTGGGCGCGGGGCTGGCGTATCAGTTCTTGACGATGGGCGTGGAGAAGGGGCTCGGCACAATCATCCTGGCCCACATCATGTTCTGCATCTCGTACGTGGTTGTTGTTGTGAAAGCGCGGGTTGCGAGTCTGGACCCGGCCATTGAAGAGGCAGGGCGGGATCTCTATGCCTCTCCGGGGCAGGTGTTCTTCAGGATCACGCTTCCGACGCTCATGCCGGGAATTATCGGTGCGGCGCTCTTGAGCTTCGCGCTCTCGTTCGATGATTTCATTATCACAAACTTCAACTCGGGTGCCGTGAGTACCTTCCCGAAGTTCATCTATACCGCGGCCGCAAAGGGCGTCCCTGCGCAGGCAAACGTACTCGCCTCGATCGTTTTTGTGGGCGCGCTGCTGCTGGTAATCATCGTGCAGGTAGTGCGTATCAACAATCAGAAACGCCTGGCAAGCAAGTAA
- the ftsX gene encoding permease-like cell division protein FtsX codes for MRVGLVLGEVWSGLRRNMSVVISVILVTFVSLTFVGAAIIMQLQVQQMKTFWYDRAQVAVYLCTNSEQSQTCSGKDADKEQIAAVEAALKSDELKPFIDDFFFMTHDQAYKEFTKQFKGNPIVDITKPEQLNQTFWIKLKDPSKSEIIQEAFSGIPGVQSVVDQRSLLDRIFLFLGVASYTAIAIAGLMLVAAMLLISTTIRLSAFSRRREIGIMRLVGASNRFIQTPFILEGVIAALIGAVLAGGASVAIVKFFVQDFLAKEVPFTSYITVDQSLIVPPILILVGAILSSIAAKIAITRYLRV; via the coding sequence ATGAGGGTTGGGCTAGTACTTGGCGAGGTCTGGAGTGGCCTGCGTCGAAACATGTCGGTGGTCATCTCAGTGATCCTGGTGACGTTTGTGTCGCTCACGTTTGTGGGCGCGGCGATCATCATGCAGCTGCAGGTGCAGCAGATGAAGACGTTCTGGTACGACCGCGCGCAGGTGGCGGTGTATCTCTGCACCAACTCTGAGCAGAGCCAGACGTGCTCTGGCAAGGACGCTGACAAGGAACAGATTGCCGCTGTCGAAGCTGCGCTGAAGTCTGACGAGCTCAAGCCTTTTATTGATGACTTCTTCTTCATGACGCACGATCAGGCGTACAAGGAGTTCACGAAGCAGTTCAAGGGCAACCCGATCGTGGACATCACGAAGCCCGAGCAGCTGAACCAGACGTTCTGGATCAAGCTCAAGGATCCTTCGAAGTCCGAGATTATTCAGGAGGCATTCTCAGGGATTCCGGGCGTGCAGAGCGTCGTGGATCAGCGAAGTTTGCTCGACCGCATCTTCCTGTTTTTGGGGGTCGCAAGCTACACGGCCATCGCGATTGCGGGTCTGATGCTCGTGGCGGCCATGCTGCTGATCTCGACGACGATTCGACTTTCGGCGTTCTCGCGGCGGCGTGAGATCGGGATCATGCGTCTCGTTGGTGCCTCAAACCGCTTCATTCAGACGCCGTTTATCTTGGAGGGTGTGATCGCCGCGCTTATCGGGGCGGTGCTTGCGGGCGGTGCCTCGGTGGCGATCGTGAAGTTCTTTGTGCAGGACTTCCTGGCAAAGGAAGTGCCGTTTACGAGTTACATCACGGTGGATCAGTCGCTGATAGTGCCGCCGATCCTGATCCTGGTGGGAGCGATCCTCTCGTCCATTGCGGCAAAGATCGCGATTACCAGGTACCTGCGGGTCTAG
- a CDS encoding YczE/YyaS/YitT family protein, translating to MPRKLLQLIPGLILYGIADAFMIRAAIGVDSWTVFAQGLAVHSGFGIGIITNVTGLIVLLLWWPLRQKPGLGTILNILLVGPGIELGLWLLPTPEEMWLRIAYFVLGMLLLALASGIYIGARLGPGPRDGLMTGIHLRFGTPIWIGRTGVELTVLLVGWLLGGNVGFGTLAFALLIGPLCGITLPLFDRRWRNDPEGHSATQQSDEDQSISAPSGTLL from the coding sequence ATGCCCCGAAAACTCCTGCAACTCATCCCCGGCCTGATCCTCTACGGCATCGCGGACGCCTTTATGATCCGCGCGGCCATCGGCGTCGACTCATGGACCGTGTTTGCTCAGGGGTTGGCGGTCCACTCGGGCTTTGGCATCGGGATCATCACCAACGTCACCGGCCTCATCGTGCTGCTACTGTGGTGGCCGCTGCGGCAGAAACCCGGCCTCGGCACGATTCTGAACATCTTGCTGGTCGGCCCGGGCATCGAGCTGGGGCTGTGGTTGCTGCCGACGCCCGAGGAGATGTGGCTGCGCATCGCCTACTTCGTCTTGGGAATGCTGCTTCTCGCATTAGCGAGTGGCATCTACATCGGCGCCCGCCTGGGCCCCGGCCCGCGCGACGGCCTGATGACCGGCATTCACCTGCGCTTTGGTACGCCCATCTGGATCGGCCGCACCGGCGTTGAACTCACGGTACTGCTTGTGGGCTGGCTGCTCGGTGGCAACGTGGGCTTCGGCACTCTTGCCTTCGCCCTGCTCATCGGCCCGCTGTGCGGCATTACGCTGCCGCTGTTTGACCGCCGCTGGCGGAATGACCCAGAGGGCCACTCCGCCACACAGCAATCAGACGAGGATCAATCGATCTCTGCACCCTCCGGAACCTTGTTGTAG
- the smpB gene encoding SsrA-binding protein SmpB: protein MAKETGEKLIASNKKARHEYLIIDTYEAGMVLTGSEVKSLRMGRASLVDGYVFIERGEAWLDAAYIPEYLNGSWTNHAPRRKRKLLLHRHEIDKLYQKTREGGMTIVPLRMYFLDGRAKVEIALARGKKEYDKRQTLRERQDRREAERAISARKHLGE from the coding sequence ATGGCCAAGGAAACTGGCGAGAAGCTGATTGCTTCGAACAAGAAGGCTCGGCACGAGTACCTCATCATCGACACCTACGAGGCGGGAATGGTGCTCACGGGCAGCGAGGTGAAATCGCTGCGCATGGGGCGTGCCTCGCTCGTCGACGGGTACGTGTTCATCGAGCGCGGTGAGGCCTGGCTTGATGCCGCCTACATTCCCGAGTACCTCAACGGATCGTGGACGAACCATGCTCCGCGTCGCAAGCGCAAGCTGCTGTTGCACCGGCACGAGATTGACAAGTTGTACCAGAAGACCCGCGAGGGTGGCATGACAATTGTGCCGCTGCGCATGTACTTCTTGGATGGCCGCGCAAAGGTTGAGATCGCACTCGCCCGCGGCAAAAAGGAATACGACAAGCGTCAGACGCTGCGCGAGCGCCAGGACCGTCGTGAGGCGGAGCGCGCCATTTCTGCGCGCAAGCACCTGGGGGAGTAG
- a CDS encoding PLP-dependent aminotransferase family protein, with translation MIVQRISARRLTELLGSWRGDGHSYLELSESISMLVRDGRIVPGAALPAERPLSEALGVSRTTVSASYQRLRETGVAASRQGSGTVVRTPRRENSELWSSAANTDIDFSGACPEPWRGIEELSARALAEHPEVFRLSGYDTIGLPMLRAAIADRYTSRGLPTSPEQIMVTLGAQHAIFLIARTLLRRGDRSLIESPSYPHAREALAAAGALVAELPVDIGGYDAAAMLDIAARTSPRLAYLIPDHHNPTGLSMPPELRAKLIATLSAQGTYVIADETTAELTLREPRTIIPFAASAEQAHQQDNVITVGSLGKTVWGGLRVGWIRAAPDLIGQLETARRVGDLGTGTWEQVVATLAMERYDEILALRTRQLTSRHRVLTEQLGALLPSWSLSPAEGGACVWVDLGEAVSSRLGRHSARLGLRLVPGPRFGSPGTFERYVRLPFTEPEDRLLEGVGLLHEAWQCIGEPAGSQVLEGSVI, from the coding sequence ATGATCGTGCAGCGAATCTCAGCCCGCAGGCTCACCGAGCTGCTCGGAAGCTGGCGTGGGGATGGCCACAGCTACCTAGAACTCAGCGAGTCAATCAGCATGCTGGTGCGCGACGGGCGCATTGTGCCCGGGGCGGCGCTTCCCGCCGAGCGGCCGCTGTCTGAAGCGCTCGGGGTGAGCCGCACGACCGTCAGCGCGAGTTATCAGCGCCTGCGCGAGACGGGGGTGGCCGCGTCTCGACAGGGTTCGGGAACCGTGGTGCGGACGCCGCGTCGCGAGAACTCCGAGCTGTGGTCTTCGGCTGCGAACACAGACATTGACTTCTCTGGGGCCTGCCCCGAGCCCTGGCGGGGCATTGAAGAGCTCAGCGCTCGTGCCCTCGCGGAGCACCCCGAGGTGTTTCGGCTCAGTGGCTATGACACCATCGGTTTGCCGATGCTGCGCGCCGCGATTGCGGATCGTTACACGTCTCGTGGACTACCCACCTCTCCCGAGCAGATCATGGTGACACTCGGGGCTCAGCACGCGATCTTTTTGATCGCGCGCACGCTGCTGCGTCGCGGTGACCGCAGCCTCATCGAGTCGCCGAGTTACCCCCACGCGCGTGAAGCTCTCGCCGCCGCGGGCGCACTAGTCGCCGAGCTCCCGGTCGATATTGGTGGCTACGACGCCGCGGCAATGCTCGACATTGCCGCCCGCACATCGCCGAGGTTGGCGTACCTGATCCCGGACCACCACAACCCAACCGGCCTGTCTATGCCACCCGAGCTGCGCGCCAAACTCATCGCGACACTGTCTGCTCAGGGCACCTACGTGATTGCCGACGAGACAACCGCAGAGCTCACGCTGCGCGAACCGCGAACGATCATTCCCTTTGCCGCCTCAGCAGAGCAGGCCCACCAGCAAGACAACGTCATCACGGTTGGTTCGCTCGGCAAAACCGTGTGGGGTGGATTGCGGGTGGGGTGGATCCGGGCGGCACCCGACCTGATCGGCCAGTTGGAGACCGCTCGACGCGTTGGAGATCTCGGCACAGGGACGTGGGAGCAGGTCGTTGCCACGCTGGCTATGGAACGGTATGACGAGATACTCGCGCTACGAACGCGGCAGCTCACGAGCCGACACCGTGTTTTGACCGAGCAGCTGGGGGCGCTGCTGCCGAGCTGGTCGCTCTCGCCGGCTGAGGGCGGGGCGTGTGTGTGGGTGGATCTTGGCGAGGCGGTCAGTTCGCGGCTGGGCAGGCACAGCGCGCGTCTTGGGTTGCGGCTGGTGCCCGGTCCACGTTTCGGGAGCCCCGGAACGTTTGAGCGCTACGTGCGGCTGCCGTTCACGGAACCCGAAGACAGGCTGCTTGAAGGCGTTGGTCTGTTGCACGAGGCGTGGCAGTGCATCGGGGAACCGGCCGGATCGCAGGTGCTCGAGGGATCGGTGATTTAG
- the ftsE gene encoding cell division ATP-binding protein FtsE, whose amino-acid sequence MILFENVTKKYRGTAKPALDGIDLKIDRGEFVFIVGASGSGKSSCLRLILREDQPSVGKIHVLGQDLSKISSRKVPYFRRSLGTVFQDFRLLTNKTVYDNVAFTLQVIGKSRGFIQEAVPDTLEMVGLANKAKRFPHELSGGEQQRVAIARAIVNKPAILLADEPTGNLDPATSLGIMQLLRSINAAGTTVVMATHEATFVDIMQQRVVELSQGVIVRDEQGGGYGETASIPIADLSEAGAQVLRTSEAVVRAALQPDGTPVVADPAPVVLPEATPEPPAAPEASVFEEPRPFEGEGDDDEDLDVTRRAGEEPAIPSFLQQGQPMDPVQMSETGNLAQHLGLDRKDDDEQTDVGPVR is encoded by the coding sequence ATGATTCTCTTTGAAAACGTCACCAAGAAGTACCGGGGCACCGCAAAACCCGCACTCGACGGCATCGATCTTAAGATCGACCGTGGTGAGTTCGTGTTTATTGTCGGGGCTTCCGGATCCGGCAAGTCGAGCTGCCTGCGCTTAATTTTGCGCGAGGATCAGCCCAGCGTTGGCAAGATCCACGTGCTGGGGCAAGACCTCAGCAAGATCTCTTCGCGTAAGGTCCCATACTTTCGCCGCAGCCTCGGCACGGTGTTCCAGGACTTCCGTCTGCTGACCAATAAGACGGTCTACGACAATGTCGCCTTCACTCTGCAGGTGATCGGCAAGTCGCGCGGCTTCATTCAGGAGGCCGTGCCCGACACGCTTGAGATGGTCGGGCTCGCGAATAAGGCGAAGCGCTTTCCGCACGAGCTCTCGGGTGGTGAGCAGCAGCGCGTGGCTATTGCGCGCGCGATCGTCAACAAGCCCGCGATCCTGCTTGCCGACGAGCCAACCGGTAACCTCGACCCCGCAACCAGCCTCGGCATTATGCAGCTGCTGCGCTCGATTAACGCGGCCGGCACGACCGTGGTGATGGCGACCCACGAGGCGACCTTCGTTGACATCATGCAGCAGCGTGTGGTTGAGCTCTCGCAGGGTGTCATCGTGCGCGACGAGCAGGGCGGCGGCTACGGCGAGACCGCGTCGATCCCGATTGCGGATCTGTCAGAAGCCGGTGCGCAGGTGCTGCGCACGAGCGAGGCCGTGGTGCGGGCTGCGCTGCAGCCCGACGGGACGCCGGTGGTGGCGGATCCTGCGCCCGTTGTATTGCCTGAGGCGACTCCGGAACCACCCGCAGCGCCCGAGGCGTCGGTATTTGAAGAGCCTCGCCCGTTTGAGGGTGAGGGTGATGACGACGAGGATCTCGATGTGACGCGGCGCGCTGGCGAAGAGCCCGCGATCCCGAGTTTCTTGCAGCAGGGGCAGCCGATGGATCCCGTGCAGATGTCGGAGACCGGCAATCTTGCACAGCACCTCGGGCTGGACCGAAAAGACGATGACGAGCAGACGGATGTGGGGCCCGTACGATGA
- a CDS encoding ABC transporter permease: protein MAFTAFAANTEVVEQAPKKGRWIVLLLLAPGIMYMLLFFVTPFIQLIITSLQVPAEGQGIGDYVAALQFTNYWAAIQEYWPQILRSFVYALIGTVVGLLISYPLAYLIGVRVRSKPMLQGILLILVIAPFFISFLLRTLSWKQILPTEWMGTDFSVVFGLVYNFIPFMVLPIFASLQSLDMRLLEAGSDLYASPATVFRKVTLPLSMPGVVSGTLLSFIPMSGDYVNASRQFLGSIDTAMVGNVIESNFLQTQNYPLAASLSIVLMVVILVLIIAYVRRSGTEDLL, encoded by the coding sequence ATGGCATTTACCGCGTTCGCGGCCAATACCGAGGTCGTTGAGCAAGCCCCAAAGAAGGGGCGCTGGATCGTACTTCTTTTGCTCGCACCGGGCATCATGTACATGCTGCTCTTCTTCGTGACGCCGTTTATCCAACTCATCATCACGTCGCTCCAGGTTCCCGCTGAGGGGCAGGGGATCGGTGACTACGTTGCAGCGTTGCAGTTCACAAACTACTGGGCGGCCATTCAGGAGTATTGGCCACAGATTCTCCGCTCCTTTGTCTATGCGCTGATCGGCACCGTCGTGGGGTTGCTGATCAGCTACCCGCTTGCATACCTGATCGGGGTTCGCGTCCGCTCGAAGCCGATGCTGCAGGGCATCCTGCTGATCTTGGTGATCGCGCCCTTCTTCATCAGCTTCCTGCTGCGAACGCTGTCGTGGAAGCAGATTCTGCCAACCGAGTGGATGGGGACCGACTTCTCCGTGGTGTTTGGTCTCGTCTACAACTTCATCCCGTTTATGGTGTTGCCGATTTTCGCCTCGCTGCAGTCGCTCGACATGCGATTGCTCGAAGCAGGATCGGACCTGTACGCGTCTCCGGCCACCGTGTTTCGGAAGGTGACACTGCCGCTGTCAATGCCGGGTGTGGTTTCCGGCACGCTGCTCAGCTTCATTCCGATGTCGGGCGACTACGTCAATGCCTCGCGGCAGTTCCTCGGCAGTATCGATACGGCAATGGTCGGTAACGTCATCGAGTCCAACTTTCTGCAGACTCAGAATTACCCCCTGGCAGCGTCTCTCTCGATTGTGCTCATGGTAGTCATCCTGGTGCTCATCATCGCGTACGTGCGCCGTAGCGGGACGGAGGACCTCCTGTGA
- a CDS encoding APC family permease, which produces MTAPAKAKGGTLKRNLGLWAIVGLGLGYMTPTVVFDTFGIVSQETNNVVPLAYLVALIVMMFTAVSYGKMSGAIPSAGSAYTYVKESIHPNLGFMVGWTSLIDYVLLPMVNALIIRNYLEQLFPGIWSGIWVILYCILVTSVIYLTMRGTSNMNMILLVFSIVVMIVFVVLVWAQLSAGDGAGTVASIKPFFHSGVEMGAVLAGATVVCFSFIGFDAVTMYTEEAKHPRIMPKAILFTVILGGAIFLIAGYFTQLRFPDFNEFNEASLSDSALTQIGEVVGGKGFQAVLTSAGFAATLASGLASHASVSRMLLVMGRNNVLPKKFFGYINPKTHTPTLNIILVGVICLLAMSFNLDLIASFINYGALIAFTFVNISVIALFAVRRGRHKKLKDIFNYIVMPAIGMLLTGLLWVNLSLDALVGGIIWTVLGFGYLVYITKGFKRKVAGFDESQPVTGYNKVPEGAEID; this is translated from the coding sequence ATGACTGCACCCGCCAAAGCAAAGGGTGGCACCCTCAAACGAAATCTAGGACTCTGGGCCATCGTCGGTCTCGGGCTTGGATACATGACCCCCACCGTGGTGTTTGACACCTTTGGCATTGTCTCGCAGGAGACCAACAATGTTGTGCCCCTGGCCTATCTTGTGGCGCTCATCGTCATGATGTTCACCGCGGTGAGCTACGGCAAGATGTCGGGGGCGATCCCGAGCGCGGGATCCGCCTACACCTACGTAAAAGAATCTATTCACCCGAACCTTGGTTTTATGGTGGGTTGGACCTCACTCATTGACTACGTCTTGCTGCCAATGGTGAACGCGCTCATCATTCGTAACTACCTCGAGCAGTTGTTCCCGGGCATCTGGTCGGGCATCTGGGTGATCCTGTACTGCATCCTCGTGACCTCGGTCATCTACCTGACCATGCGCGGCACCTCGAACATGAACATGATTCTCTTGGTGTTCTCGATCGTCGTGATGATCGTATTTGTGGTGCTCGTGTGGGCGCAGCTCTCTGCTGGCGATGGAGCTGGCACCGTCGCTTCGATCAAGCCGTTCTTCCACAGTGGGGTGGAAATGGGCGCGGTCTTGGCCGGGGCTACCGTGGTCTGCTTCTCGTTCATCGGTTTTGACGCGGTGACCATGTACACCGAAGAGGCGAAGCACCCCCGCATCATGCCGAAGGCGATTCTGTTCACCGTGATTCTCGGTGGTGCAATCTTCTTGATCGCCGGTTACTTCACACAGCTGCGATTCCCGGACTTCAACGAGTTCAACGAGGCTTCGCTGAGTGACAGCGCGCTCACTCAGATCGGTGAGGTTGTCGGCGGCAAGGGCTTCCAGGCAGTGCTCACCTCGGCCGGGTTCGCCGCCACCCTCGCGTCGGGGCTCGCCTCGCACGCTTCCGTGTCTCGTATGCTGCTGGTGATGGGTCGCAACAATGTTTTGCCCAAGAAGTTCTTTGGCTACATCAACCCCAAGACTCACACCCCGACACTCAACATCATCCTCGTTGGTGTGATCTGCTTGCTGGCGATGTCGTTCAACCTCGACCTCATCGCGTCGTTCATCAACTACGGTGCGCTCATCGCCTTCACCTTTGTCAACATCTCAGTGATTGCGCTGTTTGCCGTGCGGAGGGGGCGTCACAAGAAGCTGAAGGACATCTTCAACTACATCGTGATGCCGGCCATCGGTATGTTGCTCACCGGCCTGCTGTGGGTCAACCTGAGCCTCGACGCACTCGTCGGCGGCATTATCTGGACGGTTCTCGGCTTCGGGTATCTGGTCTACATCACCAAGGGATTCAAGCGTAAGGTCGCTGGCTTCGACGAGTCCCAGCCGGTCACCGGCTACAACAAGGTTCCGGAGGGTGCAGAGATCGATTGA
- a CDS encoding ABC transporter ATP-binding protein, giving the protein MNVHSFAESGADLELVGIQKRFPGFTAVERMDLLIPAGSFFALLGPSGCGKTTTLRLVAGLEEPTTGSIKIGGRDVTALGPHKRPVNTVFQSYALFPHMTVVENVAFGLRRRGIADPLGKAHAALQLVELDNLAARKPVQLSGGQQQRVALARAIVNRPALLLLDEPLGALDLKLRRQMQQELKQIQQEVGLTFLHVTHDQEEAMTMADTVAVMNKGRIEQQGAPEELYDLPRTVFVASFLGQSNLFEVEVVGTTDQAITTSHENGTRITVPRARSVRESGSITVGVRPEKLRLHSEAPVADAAVNVVGPGRVTDVSFIGVSTQYTVEVPGAGEVQVFAQNVEVGPSVQLGDEVWLSWQVSHTFGLADDRLETGALTADLSTRTIAAQSKISG; this is encoded by the coding sequence ATGAACGTGCATTCTTTTGCTGAATCCGGTGCAGATCTTGAGCTGGTCGGGATTCAGAAGCGTTTTCCGGGGTTCACCGCCGTGGAACGAATGGATCTTCTCATTCCTGCCGGGTCCTTTTTCGCGCTACTTGGGCCTTCCGGTTGCGGGAAGACGACGACCCTGAGGCTCGTGGCGGGGCTCGAAGAGCCGACGACCGGGAGCATCAAGATTGGTGGCCGCGACGTGACCGCCCTCGGGCCGCACAAGCGCCCCGTGAACACGGTGTTCCAGTCGTACGCGCTTTTCCCTCACATGACGGTGGTTGAGAACGTGGCATTTGGACTGCGGCGGCGGGGGATCGCCGATCCTCTCGGCAAGGCTCACGCTGCACTGCAGCTCGTCGAACTCGATAATCTCGCCGCGCGCAAACCCGTGCAACTCTCGGGCGGTCAGCAGCAGCGTGTGGCACTTGCCCGCGCGATTGTGAACAGGCCCGCGCTGCTGCTTCTCGATGAGCCGCTTGGGGCACTCGACCTGAAACTGCGCCGCCAGATGCAGCAGGAACTCAAACAGATCCAGCAGGAGGTCGGACTGACCTTCTTGCATGTCACTCACGACCAGGAGGAAGCCATGACTATGGCCGACACCGTGGCGGTCATGAACAAGGGCAGGATCGAGCAGCAGGGTGCTCCCGAAGAGCTGTACGACCTGCCGCGCACGGTGTTTGTAGCGAGTTTTCTGGGGCAGTCCAACCTGTTTGAGGTTGAGGTTGTGGGCACCACCGACCAGGCGATCACCACGAGCCATGAAAACGGCACGCGGATTACGGTGCCGCGAGCGCGCAGCGTGCGCGAGAGCGGCTCGATAACCGTAGGTGTGCGACCCGAGAAGCTCCGACTGCACAGTGAGGCCCCTGTGGCGGATGCCGCTGTGAACGTGGTGGGCCCCGGGCGCGTCACCGATGTCTCGTTTATCGGTGTGAGTACGCAGTACACCGTGGAGGTGCCCGGTGCGGGTGAGGTGCAAGTATTCGCCCAGAACGTTGAGGTTGGTCCGTCGGTGCAGCTGGGGGACGAGGTCTGGCTGAGCTGGCAGGTTTCGCACACCTTTGGCCTTGCTGACGACCGCCTAGAGACCGGTGCGCTGACCGCTGATCTCTCGACCCGCACCATTGCCGCGCAGTCGAAGATCTCAGGGTAG